A window from Candidatus Gracilibacteria bacterium encodes these proteins:
- a CDS encoding glycosyltransferase family 2 protein, translating into MAPFLSVIIPTYNRAEKLEKCLHALREQSLASESFEVLVVDDGSTDSTPKVLERWAKDWNNIKHLHQENAGQGNARNKALRQAQGQVILFIGDDIYGSPDFLLKHTEFHREHPEKEFACLGLTEWDPSQEITPFMEWLTHGGPQFAYHHLKPMEEVSFWYFYTSNISIKKDLLEKESFDPDFKVYGWEDIELGYRLSQRGMKLMYKPEALAHHDHFMSEDSLKDRAFKIGKSAVLFQKKQPAVPVLPSGLKKSVLTVLSSKPILALSFLLKTIFPPLKKMHWFLINKHYFLQGIRSI; encoded by the coding sequence ATGGCACCCTTTCTTTCCGTCATCATCCCCACTTACAATCGAGCTGAGAAGCTTGAGAAATGTCTTCACGCTTTGCGGGAACAAAGTTTGGCGAGTGAAAGTTTTGAAGTCTTGGTGGTGGACGACGGGAGCACGGACTCCACTCCAAAAGTTTTGGAGCGATGGGCAAAGGACTGGAACAATATAAAACACCTTCATCAGGAAAATGCGGGGCAGGGCAATGCTCGTAATAAAGCACTTCGGCAAGCTCAGGGGCAGGTGATCTTATTTATAGGAGATGACATTTATGGCTCTCCGGATTTTCTTTTGAAACATACGGAGTTTCATCGAGAGCACCCGGAAAAAGAATTCGCCTGCCTGGGGCTCACCGAGTGGGATCCAAGCCAAGAAATCACACCCTTCATGGAATGGCTCACGCACGGAGGCCCTCAATTTGCGTATCATCACTTGAAGCCCATGGAGGAGGTGAGTTTTTGGTATTTTTACACCTCCAACATTTCCATCAAAAAAGATCTTTTGGAAAAGGAGTCTTTCGATCCTGATTTTAAGGTTTACGGATGGGAAGACATCGAGCTCGGATATCGCTTGAGCCAAAGAGGGATGAAGCTTATGTATAAGCCCGAAGCCTTAGCACATCACGATCATTTTATGTCGGAAGATTCTCTCAAAGATCGCGCCTTTAAGATAGGGAAATCGGCAGTCCTCTTCCAAAAAAAGCAGCCCGCTGTTCCCGTCCTGCCAAGTGGGCTCAAGAAAAGTGTCCTCACGGTCTTGAGCTCCAAGCCGATTTTGGCGCTTTCTTTTCTGCTCAAAACCATTTTTCCTCCCCTCAAAAAAATGCACTGGTTTTTAATCAACAAGCACTATTTCCTTCAGGGGATTCGCAGTATATAA
- the ileS gene encoding isoleucine--tRNA ligase has translation MYRPVDSKTHLPEIEHKHMEFWKRKNIFERSVEQRKGKPKFVFFDGPPFANGLPHYGHIMALSLKDAVTRYQTMQGFFVPRVNGWDCHGLPVEYEIEKELELSGRKDIEKLGVEKFNTKCRESVFRYTEQWGGLFERIARWVDTENGYATLDANYMESIWWVFKQIWEKGMMYQGFKSMHVCPRCSTPLSNFEVSQGYKDVTDLTVTAQFRSKENSNLYFLAWTTTPWTLPGNVALAVGKEIDYVQISKEGKSFILAKALLEKHFDMDGLTIEKEMKGADLVGQKYEPLFSYYENADLPGIETAWRVIATDFVTTEDGTGIVHIAPGYGEDDYLAGKAEGLPVIQHVGMNGHFEKEVLPWAGKFVKGQENAIADWLEENGLLFKKENFRHSYPHCWRCDTPLLNYATKAWFIRVTEIKERLQKNNQKIHWQPDHIKDGRFGKWLETVRDWNISRNRFWGTPLPIWTCDSCEKQVCIGSVEELKKMSGGKLPTRDGELDLHKPYIDEIKLTCPDCSSPMTRISEVLDCWFESGAMPYAQLHYPFENKEEFEKNFPANFIAEGLDQTRGWFYTLHVLATILFDEPAFKNVIVNGILLAADGEKLSKRKKNYPDPNLLFEEKGVDTVRMFLYTSTAPLAEDVRFSEQHVDDLLKKFTLTLWNTYSFFVTYANIDQFEAQDAPFEPKHKLDQWILSYLNTLTEEVTQNMEDYNLTKATRPMVEFVDHLSNWYIRRSRRRFWKSENDADKWEAYQTLHTVLVQFSQLLAPFMPFISDEIYRNLTNQESVHLTDWPKADKKLINTALNQEVALARQIVNLGHAIRGKKKIRVRQPLSKVVVGLPHSIDPKVVLLQKEVILEELNVKELELLKDPGEVADFVAIPNAKLLGPKYGKEVQKIIQEAKAGHFTVSKDGKVEVAGYSLEPEELELAYKGKEGVDIESEDGIVVSLDTEISDDLYLEGLMRELIRVVQDMRKEANFEVSDHIQLLIETSGQLEEAVTRFADSIKEETLAEELSQKGNLDGDLEKKIEIDGISAKVGIKRINP, from the coding sequence ATGTATCGTCCCGTCGATTCCAAAACGCACCTTCCTGAAATTGAGCATAAGCACATGGAGTTTTGGAAACGGAAAAATATTTTTGAACGAAGTGTGGAACAGCGCAAAGGGAAGCCAAAATTCGTGTTCTTTGATGGGCCGCCTTTTGCCAACGGACTTCCGCATTACGGCCACATCATGGCCCTTTCGCTCAAAGATGCCGTGACGCGCTACCAGACCATGCAGGGCTTTTTCGTACCGCGCGTGAACGGTTGGGATTGTCACGGTCTACCGGTAGAATATGAGATTGAAAAAGAACTCGAACTGAGCGGAAGAAAAGATATTGAAAAACTCGGTGTGGAAAAATTCAACACCAAGTGTCGTGAAAGTGTCTTCCGTTATACGGAGCAGTGGGGCGGCCTTTTCGAACGAATCGCTCGCTGGGTGGACACCGAAAACGGCTACGCCACGCTGGACGCCAATTACATGGAATCCATCTGGTGGGTCTTTAAGCAGATTTGGGAAAAGGGAATGATGTACCAGGGATTTAAGTCCATGCATGTTTGCCCTCGTTGCAGCACGCCGCTTTCAAACTTTGAAGTATCCCAGGGCTACAAAGATGTCACGGACCTCACGGTGACCGCGCAGTTTCGAAGCAAAGAAAACAGCAACCTTTACTTTTTGGCCTGGACCACAACACCCTGGACACTCCCCGGCAATGTCGCGCTCGCGGTGGGCAAGGAGATCGACTATGTACAGATCTCCAAAGAGGGGAAATCGTTTATTCTGGCCAAAGCCTTGCTTGAAAAACATTTTGACATGGACGGGCTCACCATCGAAAAAGAAATGAAAGGAGCCGATTTGGTCGGACAAAAATACGAACCGCTTTTCTCCTATTATGAAAATGCCGATCTTCCGGGGATCGAAACCGCCTGGCGCGTCATTGCAACCGATTTTGTAACGACTGAAGATGGAACGGGAATCGTTCACATCGCCCCGGGTTATGGAGAAGACGATTATCTTGCGGGGAAGGCTGAGGGGCTGCCGGTGATTCAACATGTGGGGATGAACGGCCATTTTGAAAAAGAGGTCTTACCTTGGGCCGGGAAATTTGTAAAAGGCCAAGAAAACGCCATCGCCGACTGGCTCGAGGAAAATGGCCTGCTCTTTAAAAAAGAAAACTTCCGTCACAGTTATCCGCACTGTTGGCGCTGCGACACGCCACTTTTAAACTACGCCACCAAGGCTTGGTTCATTCGCGTGACGGAAATCAAAGAGCGGCTTCAGAAAAACAATCAAAAAATTCACTGGCAGCCCGACCACATTAAAGACGGGCGCTTTGGAAAATGGCTGGAAACCGTGCGAGACTGGAACATTTCCAGAAATCGTTTTTGGGGAACTCCATTGCCCATTTGGACCTGTGATTCTTGTGAGAAACAAGTCTGCATCGGTTCCGTGGAAGAGCTCAAAAAAATGAGCGGTGGCAAGCTGCCCACTCGTGATGGAGAACTGGACTTGCACAAACCTTATATCGATGAAATCAAACTTACTTGTCCGGATTGTTCCAGCCCCATGACTCGTATTTCAGAGGTCCTGGACTGCTGGTTTGAATCCGGTGCCATGCCCTACGCGCAGCTGCATTACCCCTTTGAAAACAAGGAGGAATTTGAAAAAAACTTCCCGGCCAATTTCATCGCCGAAGGGCTCGACCAAACCCGCGGCTGGTTCTACACCCTGCATGTACTTGCCACCATTCTCTTTGATGAGCCTGCCTTTAAGAATGTGATTGTGAATGGAATTTTACTCGCAGCCGACGGAGAAAAACTTTCCAAACGCAAAAAAAATTATCCGGATCCCAATCTTCTTTTTGAGGAAAAGGGCGTCGATACTGTGCGCATGTTTCTATACACCTCCACCGCGCCGCTCGCTGAAGATGTACGATTTTCCGAACAACATGTGGATGACCTGCTTAAAAAATTCACGCTCACACTCTGGAATACCTACAGTTTCTTCGTGACCTACGCCAACATCGATCAGTTCGAAGCGCAAGACGCGCCATTTGAGCCCAAGCACAAACTCGATCAATGGATTCTCTCTTACCTCAATACGCTCACCGAAGAAGTGACCCAAAATATGGAAGACTATAATCTCACCAAAGCCACACGACCCATGGTGGAATTTGTGGATCATCTTTCAAATTGGTACATTCGTCGCAGCCGCCGCCGTTTCTGGAAATCGGAAAACGATGCCGATAAATGGGAGGCCTATCAAACCCTGCACACGGTCTTGGTGCAATTTTCTCAACTGCTTGCACCGTTCATGCCGTTCATCTCGGATGAAATATACCGCAATCTCACCAACCAAGAGTCCGTGCACCTTACGGATTGGCCAAAGGCCGATAAAAAACTCATCAATACCGCACTCAATCAGGAAGTGGCTCTGGCAAGACAAATCGTGAATTTGGGGCACGCCATTCGTGGAAAAAAGAAAATTCGTGTTCGCCAGCCGCTCTCCAAAGTGGTGGTGGGTTTGCCACATTCCATTGATCCAAAAGTGGTTCTTCTGCAAAAAGAGGTGATTCTGGAAGAATTGAATGTAAAAGAGCTCGAATTGCTCAAAGATCCGGGCGAAGTCGCGGATTTTGTGGCCATACCCAACGCAAAACTCCTGGGCCCAAAATATGGGAAGGAGGTGCAAAAAATCATTCAAGAGGCCAAGGCCGGTCACTTCACGGTCTCAAAAGACGGAAAAGTGGAAGTGGCGGGTTACTCTTTGGAGCCGGAAGAGCTTGAGCTGGCCTACAAAGGCAAGGAAGGAGTGGATATTGAGTCTGAAGATGGCATCGTGGTGAGTCTGGATACGGAAATAAGCGATGACTTGTATCTGGAAGGCTTGATGCGTGAACTCATCCGCGTCGTACAAGACATGCGGAAAGAAGCCAACTTTGAAGTGAGCGATCACATTCAGCTTTTAATCGAGACCAGTGGACAATTGGAGGAAGCGGTGACCCGTTTTGCAGATAGCATTAAAGAAGAAACGCTTGCCGAAGAGCTTTCACAAAAGGGAAATTTGGATGGGGACCTCGAAAAAAAGATCGAAATCGACGGAATTTCTGCTAAAGTAGGTATCAAAAGAATCAACCCATAA
- a CDS encoding phosphoglycerate kinase, whose product MSSLRTLHSTDFSGKRVLLRTDYNVPVKDGEVQDRTRIEESLPTLRFLESQGAKIIIASHLGRPKGKPADEFRLDPVARELSALLGKPVKKLDDCVGPAVEAAIATMQAGDIILLENLRFHPEEEANDPHFAQALAALADVFVSDAFGTVHRAHASTEGIGHQLPAIAGLLIEKEVKALGTLLESPAHPVCLIVGGAKVDTKIGILEKFLTIADSFLIGGALANTFLKAQGVDIGASLHEEEKLSVARKFLAEAAGKEVLLPTDFAQEEVEGSFKILDLGEKTVEAYLAVIEKAKTIIWNGPLGLYEMEAFAKGTKAIAKGVAESGASTVLGGGDTVDAIHHFGYTGKEFGHISTGGGAMLEFLEGKELPGLKILMD is encoded by the coding sequence ATGTCATCCCTTCGTACACTTCATTCCACTGATTTTTCCGGCAAACGGGTCCTGCTTCGAACCGATTACAATGTCCCTGTAAAAGATGGTGAGGTGCAGGATAGGACTCGAATTGAAGAGAGCCTCCCCACCCTTCGTTTTTTGGAGAGTCAGGGGGCTAAAATCATTATTGCGAGTCATTTGGGACGACCCAAGGGAAAGCCTGCAGATGAATTCCGTTTGGATCCTGTGGCTCGCGAGCTCTCTGCTCTGCTTGGCAAGCCGGTAAAAAAACTCGACGACTGCGTTGGCCCAGCGGTTGAAGCTGCCATTGCCACGATGCAAGCGGGAGACATTATTCTTTTGGAAAATCTGCGCTTTCATCCTGAGGAAGAGGCGAATGATCCTCACTTTGCTCAAGCCTTGGCGGCACTTGCCGATGTTTTTGTGAGTGATGCTTTTGGTACCGTACACCGTGCTCACGCCAGTACAGAGGGAATTGGCCATCAACTCCCCGCCATTGCCGGACTCCTGATTGAAAAGGAGGTGAAGGCTTTGGGTACTTTGTTGGAAAGCCCTGCTCACCCCGTCTGCCTTATTGTGGGAGGAGCCAAGGTGGACACAAAAATTGGAATCTTGGAAAAATTTCTCACCATTGCCGACTCTTTTCTTATTGGAGGAGCCTTGGCCAATACTTTTTTAAAAGCTCAGGGTGTTGATATTGGGGCTTCGCTCCATGAAGAAGAGAAGCTTTCGGTCGCCCGTAAGTTCCTGGCGGAGGCTGCCGGTAAAGAGGTTCTGCTGCCCACGGATTTTGCACAAGAAGAAGTGGAGGGTTCTTTTAAAATCTTGGATTTGGGTGAAAAAACGGTGGAAGCCTATTTGGCTGTGATCGAAAAAGCAAAAACCATTATTTGGAACGGGCCCTTGGGGCTCTATGAGATGGAGGCCTTTGCAAAAGGAACAAAAGCAATTGCGAAAGGAGTTGCGGAGTCCGGTGCCTCTACAGTGCTTGGTGGCGGAGACACCGTGGATGCCATCCACCATTTTGGCTACACAGGAAAAGAGTTCGGCCACATTTCCACCGGTGGTGGGGCTATGTTGGAGTTTCTGGAGGGAAAAGAGCTGCCAGGACTTAAAATCCTGATGGATTAG
- the rplI gene encoding 50S ribosomal protein L9, producing the protein MKVVLCTLVKNLGQKGEIKEVSDGYFQNFLAPRKLAVPATSSQVGHVRAQQAKAVEKLETIKESALSVKAKLEGKTVTIQGKASETGKLYASLHEKDIAKAVQAQLLVDIPEKQINLAEPIKSLGVVPVSAQLFKDISTNFLIHVIAEGRENLRAGFGDRLHGSFHFR; encoded by the coding sequence ATGAAAGTTGTACTTTGCACCCTCGTCAAAAATTTAGGCCAAAAAGGAGAAATCAAAGAAGTCTCCGACGGCTATTTCCAGAATTTTCTCGCTCCAAGGAAGCTGGCCGTTCCAGCCACCAGTTCACAGGTTGGACATGTGCGGGCTCAGCAAGCCAAGGCGGTAGAGAAGCTCGAAACCATCAAAGAAAGCGCACTATCCGTGAAGGCCAAATTGGAGGGGAAAACCGTCACTATTCAAGGAAAAGCCAGTGAAACAGGGAAGCTCTACGCCTCCTTGCACGAAAAAGACATTGCCAAAGCCGTGCAAGCTCAATTGCTCGTGGATATTCCGGAGAAGCAGATCAATCTGGCCGAGCCCATCAAGAGCTTGGGGGTCGTTCCCGTTTCGGCTCAACTTTTTAAAGACATTTCCACTAACTTTCTCATCCATGTTATTGCCGAGTGAAGGGAAAATTTGCGCGCTGGATTTGGGGACCGCCTACACGGGAGTTTCCATTTCAGATAA
- the ruvX gene encoding Holliday junction resolvase RuvX produces MLLPSEGKICALDLGTAYTGVSISDKDQKVAFLREEIKHKSNMDLLIKLKKILEEENCIGVLLGLPLRLDGKHSPQTKKAIRQIELIRDACGLPICTIDERFSSQEAFVPRMKRVDSRSAQILLENYIASLSNPSGF; encoded by the coding sequence ATGTTATTGCCGAGTGAAGGGAAAATTTGCGCGCTGGATTTGGGGACCGCCTACACGGGAGTTTCCATTTCAGATAAAGATCAAAAAGTCGCGTTTTTAAGAGAGGAGATCAAACACAAATCCAATATGGATCTTTTGATAAAACTCAAAAAAATACTGGAGGAAGAGAACTGTATCGGAGTGCTTTTGGGGCTTCCTCTTCGTTTGGACGGGAAACACAGCCCACAAACCAAGAAAGCCATTCGACAGATCGAACTCATTCGGGACGCTTGTGGTCTCCCCATTTGCACCATCGACGAACGGTTCTCAAGCCAAGAAGCCTTTGTGCCAAGGATGAAGCGCGTAGACAGTCGCAGCGCCCAAATCCTTTTGGAGAATTACATCGCATCTTTATCTAATCCATCAGGATTTTAA
- a CDS encoding peptide ABC transporter substrate-binding protein, protein MNLFFRTLRSFTRKEKVLSLFMLTVFVLSTLSILFWTDAQFGSTQKSYSEGLVGEITHLNPVFTEFSEADTDISSLIFSGLVRYNALTGTFDEDIATHTLSEDQLTYTFTLRNNVFWHDGEEVTADDIFFTYATVIQSPEFDNPILKSNFEGVKIEQVNTRTVSFTLSSPNSFFFTSLAVGLLPEHLLGEVPVAELDTHDFNQLPVGTGPYQVLSPYEINGDGSTSVSLEIFPQYYGNLPQIEKLRFVAYPSAQELVNNRSVWNGAARIRQSLLDEMNLNNLVTYQYELPQYTALFFNTDAPFLSKNKERLGISKAIDKEEILEAINYRVRIDTPLLELNQEEWLFAADTNEAQGALFDAGWKLEEGATVRSNEEGESFSLRLLRRDFGVENALQEEVGQLTADLIVEQLGAIGVEVTVESYPLEVLEEKIKTRDYDILLYGQSLGYNQDTFAYWHSSQVSETGLNLSNYINPEADFLIESIRGSFDEEKKQELLQDLAETIAADVPAVFLYTPSYYYLVDTKVTGVEFDKLLLPKDRFSTIHLWTLN, encoded by the coding sequence ATGAATCTATTTTTTAGAACACTTCGTTCCTTCACGCGTAAGGAAAAGGTGCTCAGTCTTTTCATGCTCACCGTTTTTGTCCTGAGCACGCTTTCCATCCTGTTCTGGACCGATGCCCAATTTGGAAGCACTCAAAAAAGCTATAGTGAGGGTCTAGTGGGCGAAATCACCCATCTCAACCCTGTGTTCACGGAATTCAGCGAGGCGGACACCGACATCTCCAGCCTGATCTTTTCAGGTTTGGTGCGATACAATGCCCTCACGGGGACATTTGATGAAGACATTGCCACTCACACCTTGAGTGAAGATCAACTGACATACACCTTCACCTTAAGAAACAATGTATTTTGGCACGATGGCGAAGAAGTGACGGCGGATGATATCTTCTTCACCTATGCCACAGTGATTCAAAGTCCGGAATTCGACAACCCTATCTTAAAATCAAACTTTGAGGGCGTTAAAATCGAGCAGGTCAACACCCGTACGGTCAGCTTCACCCTCAGCTCTCCCAATTCCTTCTTCTTCACCAGTTTGGCCGTTGGACTCTTGCCGGAACACCTTTTGGGCGAAGTTCCCGTCGCCGAACTCGATACTCACGATTTCAATCAACTTCCCGTAGGAACCGGCCCCTATCAAGTGCTTTCTCCTTACGAAATCAATGGGGATGGCTCCACTTCCGTTTCTTTAGAAATATTTCCCCAATACTATGGAAACCTCCCACAAATCGAAAAACTCCGTTTTGTGGCTTACCCAAGCGCACAAGAGCTGGTAAACAATCGATCAGTGTGGAATGGAGCCGCTCGAATCCGTCAGAGTCTTTTGGATGAAATGAATCTCAACAACCTGGTGACTTATCAGTATGAACTCCCTCAGTATACCGCGCTATTCTTCAACACCGATGCACCCTTTCTATCAAAAAACAAAGAACGACTTGGCATTTCAAAGGCAATCGATAAAGAGGAGATTTTGGAAGCCATCAATTATCGCGTTCGAATCGACACCCCTCTTTTGGAATTGAATCAGGAAGAATGGCTCTTTGCGGCAGATACCAATGAGGCGCAAGGTGCACTTTTTGATGCGGGATGGAAGCTGGAAGAAGGGGCAACCGTTCGTAGCAACGAAGAGGGCGAAAGCTTCTCACTGAGACTTTTAAGAAGGGACTTTGGGGTGGAAAACGCCCTGCAAGAAGAAGTGGGGCAGCTCACTGCGGACCTGATCGTAGAACAGTTGGGCGCCATTGGCGTGGAGGTGACGGTAGAGTCCTACCCATTGGAAGTCTTGGAAGAAAAAATAAAAACACGGGATTATGATATTTTGCTTTATGGGCAAAGCCTGGGATACAACCAGGATACTTTTGCATATTGGCATTCCAGCCAAGTGAGTGAAACGGGACTCAATTTATCCAACTACATCAATCCGGAAGCAGATTTCTTAATCGAAAGCATTCGCGGATCCTTTGATGAGGAAAAGAAACAGGAGCTTTTGCAGGATTTGGCAGAAACCATCGCCGCCGATGTCCCTGCCGTTTTCCTTTACACTCCCAGTTATTACTATTTGGTGGACACCAAAGTCACCGGAGTGGAATTCGATAAACTCCTGCTTCCTAAAGACCGGTTCTCCACCATCCATTTATGGACACTGAATTAA
- a CDS encoding phage holin family protein, whose amino-acid sequence MRMLITILANALALFLVSKLLDGFVFEGGWVAPLIVAIILTVLNFILKPILKLLAFPLVFITGGLFLIVLNALMLYLSEAILEVLDFEGVNLEVDGVLTYLLAAVIFGLANWLIHWFLKDE is encoded by the coding sequence ATGAGAATGCTCATCACCATTTTGGCCAACGCTCTCGCCCTATTCCTGGTGAGCAAGCTTCTGGACGGATTCGTTTTTGAAGGGGGGTGGGTGGCTCCACTGATTGTGGCCATAATCCTTACCGTCCTCAACTTTATCCTCAAGCCCATTTTAAAGCTCCTGGCCTTTCCTCTGGTTTTCATAACAGGTGGGCTCTTCCTCATCGTACTGAACGCCCTGATGCTCTACCTGTCGGAAGCGATTTTGGAAGTTTTAGATTTTGAAGGGGTAAATTTGGAAGTGGATGGGGTCTTGACCTATCTGCTCGCAGCCGTTATCTTTGGCTTAGCCAATTGGCTGATTCACTGGTTCTTGAAAGACGAATAA
- the ribH gene encoding 6,7-dimethyl-8-ribityllumazine synthase codes for MKIAIVASEFNPEVTEPLLAECLRGLKEQGIEPLVTRVPGAVEIPLTAQKIIRNERPDAVIALGCVIKGETEHYDLVCTMCGDGIMATMLETGVPIIFEVLMVDDEKKALARIPKGYEAAFTAVKMAKLIRNAS; via the coding sequence ATGAAAATTGCCATCGTGGCCTCTGAATTCAACCCGGAAGTGACTGAGCCTTTGCTCGCCGAATGCTTGCGAGGGCTTAAGGAACAGGGTATCGAGCCCCTGGTGACCCGCGTGCCGGGTGCTGTTGAAATTCCATTGACCGCCCAAAAAATCATTCGAAATGAGCGGCCTGATGCCGTGATTGCACTGGGGTGTGTCATTAAAGGAGAAACCGAGCATTACGACCTGGTTTGCACAATGTGTGGAGATGGAATCATGGCCACGATGCTCGAAACCGGAGTTCCTATTATTTTTGAAGTTTTGATGGTGGATGATGAGAAAAAGGCCTTGGCACGGATTCCAAAAGGCTATGAAGCAGCTTTTACCGCGGTGAAGATGGCGAAACTCATTCGAAACGCTTCTTAA
- a CDS encoding single-stranded DNA-binding protein, with the protein MKSINRVSILGHVVADPQIKSTKSGKSVLSFAIATNNEWLDQEGTLKKSADFHRIVAWEKLAEICAKHLRKGTPVMVEGRLTNRAYEGNDKVMHYVTEVVLNDVHLFKYERDHQSIQSQELAEEAKELVAA; encoded by the coding sequence ATGAAAAGCATCAATCGTGTGAGTATTTTGGGTCATGTCGTGGCAGACCCCCAAATAAAATCCACCAAAAGTGGAAAATCCGTACTCAGTTTTGCCATCGCCACCAACAACGAATGGCTGGACCAAGAGGGGACACTCAAGAAGAGTGCCGACTTCCACCGCATCGTGGCCTGGGAAAAGCTGGCGGAAATCTGCGCCAAGCATTTGCGCAAAGGCACCCCCGTCATGGTGGAAGGCCGCTTAACCAACCGTGCCTACGAAGGCAACGACAAAGTCATGCACTATGTCACGGAAGTGGTCTTGAATGATGTGCATCTCTTTAAATACGAAAGAGACCATCAAAGCATCCAAAGCCAAGAACTGGCGGAAGAAGCCAAGGAACTTGTGGCGGCGTAG